The following coding sequences lie in one Oncorhynchus nerka isolate Pitt River linkage group LG14, Oner_Uvic_2.0, whole genome shotgun sequence genomic window:
- the LOC135575177 gene encoding ribonuclease P protein subunit p38-like encodes MATPGKVSKKERKKQIPAKTSLNSPYRLQWSPLQRDDVHFILDTLKSKLSATGLEKKEVKGFRQWGKKRNKNPPTGHDSVAEPPQITLDAVTPECPVKPREQGWTDVAARRQLAIGINEVTKALERNQLRLVLVCKSVKPPHMTSHLIALCRTRGVAACQVPRLSESVAGLLGLKCVLALGFRQGDRNEDGTFSDTVEAIVPRVPALQVAWIPSPPSETGVTVEGQVGEEEGTAAGKMEVEKGEETRGQKRKIKDISPDITECPSCVLQPLKVKKIIPNPYKIRKPKTKKK; translated from the coding sequence ATGGCCACTCCAGGCAAAGTGTCGAAAAAGGAGCGGAAGAAGCAGATCCCAGCTAAGACGTCCCTGAACTCCCCCTACAGACTGCAATGGAGCCCGCTGCAGCGTGATGATGTACACTTCATCCTGGACACTCTGAAGAGCAAACTGTCAGCAACTGGCCTGGAAAAGAAAGAGGTGAAAGGGTTTCGACAGTGGGGGAAAAAGAGAAATAAGAACCCACCTACAGGACATGACTCGGTAGCTGAGCCCCCACAGATAACCCTCGACGCTGTAACACCGGAATGTCCTGTTAAACCCAGAGAGCAAGGCTGGACTGACGTAGCCGCTAGGAGGCAGCTGGCCATCGGCATCAATGAGGTCACCAAGGCTCTGGAGAGGAACCAGCTCCGGCTGGTGCTCGTGTGCAAGTCGGTCAAACCGCCGCACATGACGAGCCACCTGATAGCGCTGTGCCGGACGCGGGGCGTGGCGGCATGCCAGGTGCCGCGTCTCAGTGAGAGTGTGGCGGGACTGCTGGGGCTGAAGTGCGTCCTGGCACTGGGATTCAGACAAGGGGACAGGAACGAGGATGGGACCTTCTCCGACACTGTGGAAGCCATTGTACCCAGAGTGCCTGCTCTGCAGGTTGCCTGGATACCAAGTCCTCCCAGTGAAACAGGTGTAACAGTTGAGGGGCaggtaggagaggaagagggaacagCTGCAGGGAAAATGGAGGTGGAAaagggagaggagacaagaggccAAAAACGGAAAATTAAAGACATTTCTCCAGACATTACAGAATGTCCATCCTGCGTACTTCAGCCTCTTAAAGTGAAAAAGATTATCCCGAACCCCTATAAAATACGGAAACCAAAGACTAAGAAAAAGTAG